The Clupea harengus chromosome 26, Ch_v2.0.2, whole genome shotgun sequence genome has a segment encoding these proteins:
- the LOC116219777 gene encoding zinc finger protein 436-like isoform X2, translating to MQKLTDDKLLPRKTPDARSTLQLDSEGETHIDMMSHKQACLDLEKATQFITYALQHEVGRNQELCVLIRRLEEKEVETGRSLAEQAESNRQLKLKNDELQKHLEEKDNSLSQANQTVAFLKNELRDLHQQLRRQQSNHRTIQDVNESLQGGESQFKDEPMESYSSPLQSDQMTTAQESLVWSEPLVSSDAQSPLVLSSHHSLPVSSSAESPLVSSHTLVSADAQRLLVSSHTLVSADAQRLLEAPVSGIKEEDADDGDEYNQPDRADPGTEQTPPPAEDIKTELMQEQEDKSSIPLVLCSKTDLSPTDPMSLCPVLCSKTDLSPTDPMSLARLRSVSVVLVDYSRTQGRQRKDEENHTEQPETRKRSSASSPEFPASPSISGTEKEKCKNYSCSVCDKTFHFWTQFRLHQYGHTGRRPYCCALCGKRFTQKGSLKVHQRTHTGERPYHCTLCGKSFTQEGNLKLHQRTHTGERPYHCTQCGKSFTREGSLKEHQRTHTGERPYHCTQCGKSFTREGILKEHQRTHTGERPYHCTQCGKSFTREGSLKQHQRIHTGKRPYHCTQCDKRFIQEGSLKLHQRVHTGERPYHCTLCGKSFNILGNLKKHQRIHTGERPYHCTLCGKSFTHKGNLTKHQRIHTAIARSGLNTEGRP from the exons ATGCAGAAACTGACCGATGACAAACTTTTACCGCGCAAAACACCCGATGCCCGAAGCACGTTGCAGTTGGATTCTGAGGGAGAGACG CATATTGACATGATGAGTCACAAGCAAGCCTGCCTCGACCTGGAGAAGGCCACTCAATTCATCACATATGCATTACAG caTGAAGTAGGTAGGAACCAGGAGCTCTGCGTGTTGATTCGCCGTCtagaagagaaggaggtggagactGGGCGGAGTCTGGCGGAGCAGGCTGAGTCAAACCGacagctgaagctgaagaaCGATGAACTACAGAAACACCTGGAGGAAAAAGACAACTCACTGTCACAAGccaaccag acTGTGGCTTTCCTGAAGAATGAACTAAGGGACCTGCATCAGCAGCTGCGAAGACAGCAGAGCAATCATag GACAATTCAGGATGTGAATGAGTCGCTGCAGGGTGGGGAAAGCCAGTTCAAGgatgag CCAATGGAGAGTtacagctctcctctccaatcAGACCAGATGACAACAGCTCAGGAGTCACTGGTCTGGTCAGAACCACTGGTCTCGTCTGATGCCCAGAGTCCACTGGTGTTATCGTCTCATCATAGTCTGCCTGTCTCATCCAGTGCTGAAAGTCCGCTGGTCTCGTCTCACACGCTGGTCTCAGCTGATGCTCAGAGGCTGCTGGTCTCGTCTCACACGCTGGTCTCAGCTGATGCTCAGAGGCTGCTGGAGGCTCCTGTTTCTGGGATTAAAGAAGAAGATGCTGATGATGGAGATGAGTACAATCAGCCTG ACAGAGCTGACCCCGGGACcgaacagaccccccccccagctgaaGACATAAAAACTGAACTGATGCAG GAACAGGAGGACAAATCCAGCATACCTCTTGTCCTTTGCTCCAAAACAGACCTGTCCCCCACAGACCCCATGTCTCTGTGTCCAGTCCTCTGCTCCAAAACAGACCTGTCCCCCACAGACCCCATGTCTCTGGCCCGGTTAAggagtgtgtcagtggtgttggTGGACTACTCCAGGACACAAGGACGGCAAAGGAAGGACGAAGAGAACCATACAGAACAGCCAGAGACCC GAAAACGATCATCTGCCTCATCCCCGGAGTTCCCAGCATCCCCCTCCATCTcgggaacagagaaagagaaatgcaaAAACTactcctgttctgtgtgtgacaaAACCTTCCACTTTTGGACTCAGTTCAGGCTTCATCAATATGGTCACACAGGAAGGAGGCCTTACTGCTGCGCCCTGTGTGGCAAGAGGTTTACTCAAAAGGGAAGTCTCAAAGtacaccagcgcactcacacaggagagaggccgtaccactgtacTCTGTGTGGAAAGAGTTTTACTCAAGAGGGAAATCTCAAActacaccagcgcactcacacaggagagaggccgtaccactgtactcagtgtggcaagagttttACTCGAGAGGGAAGTCTCAAAGaacaccagcgcactcacacaggagagaggccgtaccactgtactcagtgtggcaagagttttACTCGAGAGGGAATTCTCAAAGaacaccagcgcactcacacaggagagaggccgtaccactgtactcagtgtggcaagagttttACTCGAGAGGGAAGTCTCAAACAACATCAGCGCATTCACACAGGaaagaggccgtaccactgtacTCAGTGTGACAAGAGGTTTATTCAAGAGGGAAGTCTCAAACTACACCAGCGtgttcacacaggagagaggccgtaccactgtacTCTGTGTGGCAAGAGTTTTAATATTTTGGGAAATCTTAAAAAACACCagcgcattcacacaggagagaggccataCCACTGTACTCTGTGTGGAAAGAGTTTTACTCATAAGGGAAATCTTACAAAACACCAGCGCATTCACACAGCCATTGCAAGATCTGGTTTAAACACAGAAGGCAGACCCTGA
- the LOC116219777 gene encoding zinc finger protein 436-like isoform X1, translated as MQKLTDDKLLPRKTPDARSTLQLDSEGETMDEITQHIDMMSHKQACLDLEKATQFITYALQHEVGRNQELCVLIRRLEEKEVETGRSLAEQAESNRQLKLKNDELQKHLEEKDNSLSQANQTVAFLKNELRDLHQQLRRQQSNHRTIQDVNESLQGGESQFKDEPMESYSSPLQSDQMTTAQESLVWSEPLVSSDAQSPLVLSSHHSLPVSSSAESPLVSSHTLVSADAQRLLVSSHTLVSADAQRLLEAPVSGIKEEDADDGDEYNQPDRADPGTEQTPPPAEDIKTELMQEQEDKSSIPLVLCSKTDLSPTDPMSLCPVLCSKTDLSPTDPMSLARLRSVSVVLVDYSRTQGRQRKDEENHTEQPETRKRSSASSPEFPASPSISGTEKEKCKNYSCSVCDKTFHFWTQFRLHQYGHTGRRPYCCALCGKRFTQKGSLKVHQRTHTGERPYHCTLCGKSFTQEGNLKLHQRTHTGERPYHCTQCGKSFTREGSLKEHQRTHTGERPYHCTQCGKSFTREGILKEHQRTHTGERPYHCTQCGKSFTREGSLKQHQRIHTGKRPYHCTQCDKRFIQEGSLKLHQRVHTGERPYHCTLCGKSFNILGNLKKHQRIHTGERPYHCTLCGKSFTHKGNLTKHQRIHTAIARSGLNTEGRP; from the exons ATGCAGAAACTGACCGATGACAAACTTTTACCGCGCAAAACACCCGATGCCCGAAGCACGTTGCAGTTGGATTCTGAGGGAGAGACG atGGATGAAATTACTCAGCATATTGACATGATGAGTCACAAGCAAGCCTGCCTCGACCTGGAGAAGGCCACTCAATTCATCACATATGCATTACAG caTGAAGTAGGTAGGAACCAGGAGCTCTGCGTGTTGATTCGCCGTCtagaagagaaggaggtggagactGGGCGGAGTCTGGCGGAGCAGGCTGAGTCAAACCGacagctgaagctgaagaaCGATGAACTACAGAAACACCTGGAGGAAAAAGACAACTCACTGTCACAAGccaaccag acTGTGGCTTTCCTGAAGAATGAACTAAGGGACCTGCATCAGCAGCTGCGAAGACAGCAGAGCAATCATag GACAATTCAGGATGTGAATGAGTCGCTGCAGGGTGGGGAAAGCCAGTTCAAGgatgag CCAATGGAGAGTtacagctctcctctccaatcAGACCAGATGACAACAGCTCAGGAGTCACTGGTCTGGTCAGAACCACTGGTCTCGTCTGATGCCCAGAGTCCACTGGTGTTATCGTCTCATCATAGTCTGCCTGTCTCATCCAGTGCTGAAAGTCCGCTGGTCTCGTCTCACACGCTGGTCTCAGCTGATGCTCAGAGGCTGCTGGTCTCGTCTCACACGCTGGTCTCAGCTGATGCTCAGAGGCTGCTGGAGGCTCCTGTTTCTGGGATTAAAGAAGAAGATGCTGATGATGGAGATGAGTACAATCAGCCTG ACAGAGCTGACCCCGGGACcgaacagaccccccccccagctgaaGACATAAAAACTGAACTGATGCAG GAACAGGAGGACAAATCCAGCATACCTCTTGTCCTTTGCTCCAAAACAGACCTGTCCCCCACAGACCCCATGTCTCTGTGTCCAGTCCTCTGCTCCAAAACAGACCTGTCCCCCACAGACCCCATGTCTCTGGCCCGGTTAAggagtgtgtcagtggtgttggTGGACTACTCCAGGACACAAGGACGGCAAAGGAAGGACGAAGAGAACCATACAGAACAGCCAGAGACCC GAAAACGATCATCTGCCTCATCCCCGGAGTTCCCAGCATCCCCCTCCATCTcgggaacagagaaagagaaatgcaaAAACTactcctgttctgtgtgtgacaaAACCTTCCACTTTTGGACTCAGTTCAGGCTTCATCAATATGGTCACACAGGAAGGAGGCCTTACTGCTGCGCCCTGTGTGGCAAGAGGTTTACTCAAAAGGGAAGTCTCAAAGtacaccagcgcactcacacaggagagaggccgtaccactgtacTCTGTGTGGAAAGAGTTTTACTCAAGAGGGAAATCTCAAActacaccagcgcactcacacaggagagaggccgtaccactgtactcagtgtggcaagagttttACTCGAGAGGGAAGTCTCAAAGaacaccagcgcactcacacaggagagaggccgtaccactgtactcagtgtggcaagagttttACTCGAGAGGGAATTCTCAAAGaacaccagcgcactcacacaggagagaggccgtaccactgtactcagtgtggcaagagttttACTCGAGAGGGAAGTCTCAAACAACATCAGCGCATTCACACAGGaaagaggccgtaccactgtacTCAGTGTGACAAGAGGTTTATTCAAGAGGGAAGTCTCAAACTACACCAGCGtgttcacacaggagagaggccgtaccactgtacTCTGTGTGGCAAGAGTTTTAATATTTTGGGAAATCTTAAAAAACACCagcgcattcacacaggagagaggccataCCACTGTACTCTGTGTGGAAAGAGTTTTACTCATAAGGGAAATCTTACAAAACACCAGCGCATTCACACAGCCATTGCAAGATCTGGTTTAAACACAGAAGGCAGACCCTGA
- the LOC122128885 gene encoding gastrula zinc finger protein XlCGF57.1-like, whose protein sequence is MPQSSKRSTAAKKRWAAQIAAKATVEMDLDMDEIAQHMDVSPRQACIDLEKATQFITQVLQSSPVSSHTPVSSHTPVSFDGQKLLEAPVSGIKENDDADADADDGYGYGEYSQPEERTDPGTELTLSSAADIKTELIQEEEDQSNMAPALDSKMDPVVLAQLMGVTVELVDCCRTQREEKNTDGVQPETLKWKEPCTSSSVASCGTPTFSCTQQTAAFSASSTEESRIFSFPLCDEGFSSLLKLHQRIHTRQRRHHCTQCGKSFIRQGHLKRHQLIHTGEKPYNCTQCGKSFTLEGHLKLHHLIHTGEKPYNCTQCGKSFALKGNLQKHQRIHTGEKPYNCTQCGKSFAREGHLKLHHLIHTGERPYNCTQCGKSFTREGHLKLHHVIHTGERPYNCTQCGKSFNLEGNLKKHQRIHTGEKPYNCTQCGKSFSDVGKLKRHQRIHSREKPYQCTQSGKSFNQKGNL, encoded by the exons ATGCCACAATCCAGCAAGCGATCGACAGCAGCCAAGAAAAGATGGGCTGCACAGATAGCTGCAAAGGCCACTGTTGAG atggaccTGGACATGGACGAGATTGCTCAACATATGGACGTGAGTCCCAGGCAAGCCTGCATCGACCTGGAGAAGGCCACTCAATTCATCACACAAGTGTTACAg AGTTCGCCGGTCTCGTCTCACACGCCGGTATCGTCTCACACGCCGGTCTCGTTTGATGGCCAGAAGCTGCTGGAGGCTCCAGTCTCTGGGATTAAAGAAAAcgatgatgctgatgctgatgctgatgatggaTATGGATATGGAGAGTACAGTCAGCCTG AAGAGAGAACTGACCCTGGAACAGAACTGACCCTCTCTTCAGCTGCAGACATTAAAACTGAACTGATACAG gaagaggaggaccagTCCAACATGGCTCCAGCCCTCGACTCCAAGATGGACCCCGTGGTTCTGGCCCAGCTCATGGGGGTGACTGTGGAGTTGGTGGACTGCTGTAGaacacaaagagaagagaagaacacgGATGGAGTACAGCCCGAGACCC tgAAATGGAAGGAGCCTTGTACCTCATCCTCTGTTGCCTCCTGTGGGACCCCTACATTCAGCTGCACCCAGCAGACTGCTGCCTTCTCCGCCTCTTCCACAGAGGAATCCAGAAtattctccttccctctgtgtgACGAAGGCTTCAGCTCCCTGCTCAAGCTGCATCAGCGCATCCACACAAGACAGAGGCggcaccactgcactcagtgtggcaagagctttattCGACAGGGACATCTCAAACGACATCAgctcattcacacaggagagaagccgtacaactgcactcagtgtggcaagagctttactcTAGAGGGACATCTCAAACTACATCAtctcattcacacaggagagaagccgtacaactgcactcagtgtggcaagagctttgcTCTAAAGGGGAATCTCCAAAAACACCagcgcattcacacaggagagaagccgtacaactgcactcagtgtggcaagagctttgcTCGAGAGGGACATCTCAAACTACATCAtctcattcacacaggagagaggccgtacaactgcactcagtgtggcaagagctttactcGAGAGGGACATCTCAAACTACATCATgtcattcacacaggagagaggccgtacaactgcactcagtgtggcaagagctttaaTCTAGAGGGGAATCTCAAAAAACACCagcgcattcacacaggagagaagccgtacaactgcactcagtgtggtaAGAGTTTCTCTGACGTTGGAAAACTCAAACGTCACCAGCGCATTCATTCAAGAGAGAAGCCTTATCAATGCACTCAGTCTGGAAAGAGTTTCAATCAAAAGGGAAATCTTTAA
- the LOC122128483 gene encoding zinc finger protein 329-like isoform X2, which translates to MPQSSKRSTAAKKRWAAQIAAKATVELRSPGLTRVNFHLPPPQSQSPQTPEACTVDMPQPSKRSTAAKKRWAAQIAAKATVEMDEIAQHMDVSPLQACIDLEKATQFITQVLQMDEIAQHMDVSPRQACIDLEKATQYITQVLQHEVGRNQEFCVLIRRLEEMEVETGRSLAEQAESNRQLKLKNDELQKHLEEKDNSLSQANQTVAFLENELEDLHQQCQTKHRTFQEVNEWLQGGENQLKVEVSSHTPVSFDGQKLLEAPVSGIKENDDDDDDDDDDDDDGYGEYSQPEERTDPGAELTLSSAADIKTELIQEELDQSNMAPALDSKMDPVVLAQLMGVTVELVDCCRTQREEKNTDGVQPETQESGRFSYPLCDEGFSSPLKLHQRIHTRERRHHCTQCGKSFTQEGHLKQHHLIHTGERPYNCTQCGKSFNLEGNLKKHQRIHTGEKPYNCTQCGKSFIREGDLKQHQRVHTGERPYQCTQCGKSFALKRNLQKHQRIHTGEKPYNCTQCGKSFTRGGSLKRHHLIHIGERRHHCTQCGRSFAREGHLKLHHLIHTGERPYNCTQCGKSFNLEGNLKKHQRIHTGEKPYNCTQCGKSFTLEGTLKKHQRFHTGEMPYNCTQCGKSFNRDDSLKRHMRQHTGERPYHCSQCGKSFTQLRSLRTHQTIHTGERRHQCIQCGKSFTQEGTLKKHQCFHTGEKPYQCTQCGKSFNREGNLKKHERIHEFTFTSSYSHTLT; encoded by the exons ATGCCACAATCCAGCAAGCGATCGACAGCAGCCAAGAAAAGATGGGCTGCACAGATAGCTGCAAAGGCCACTGTTGAG ctccggagtcctgggCTAActagagtgaattttcacctaccACCACCCCAATCCCAAAGCCCCCAGACACCTGAAGCATGCACTGTAGAT ATGCCACAACCCAGCAAGCGATCGACAGCAGCCAAGAAAAGATGGGCTGCACAGATAGCTGCAAAGGCCACTGTTGAG atggacgAGATTGCTCAACATATGGACGTGAGTCCCTTGCAAGCCTGCATCGACCTGGAGAAGGCCACTCAATTCATCACACAAGTTTTGCAg atggacgAGATTGCTCAACATATGGACGTGAGTCCCAGGCAAGCCTGCATCGACCTGGAGAAGGCCACTCAATACATCACACAAGTGTTGCAg cATGAAGTAGGTAGGAACCAGGAGTTCTGCGTGTTGATTCGCCGTCTagaagagatggaggtggagactGGGCGGAGTCTGGCGGAGCAGGCGGAGTCAAACCGacagctgaagctgaagaaCGATGAACTGCAGAAACACCTGGAGGAAAAAGACAACTCACTGTCACAAGccaaccag acTGTGGCTTTCCTAGAGAATGAACTGGAGGACTTGCATCAGCAGTGCCAGACTAAACATag GACGTTTCAGGAAGTGAATGAGTGGCTGCAGGGTGGAGAGAACCAGCTCAAGgttgaggta TCGTCTCACACGCCGGTCTCGTTTGATGGCCAGAAGCTGCTGGAGGCTCCAGTCTCTGGGATTAAAGaaaacgatgatgatgatgatgacgatgatgatgatgatgatgatggatatGGAGAGTACAGTCAGCCTG AAGAGAGAACTGACCCCGGAGCAGAACTGACCCTCTCTTCAGCTGCAGACATTAAAACTGAACTGATCCAG gaagaGTTGGACCAGTCCAACATGGCTCCAGCCCTCGACTCCAAGATGGACCCAGTGGTTCTGGCCCAGCTCATGGGGGTGACTGTGGAGTTGGTGGACTGCTGTAGaacacaaagagaagagaagaacacgGATGGAGTACAGCCCGAGACCC AGGAATCCGGAAGATTCTCCTACCCTCTGTGTGACGAAGGCTTCAGCTCCCCGCTCAAGCTGCATCAGCGCATCCATACAAGAGAGAGGCggcaccactgcactcagtgtggcaagagctttactcAAGAGGGACATCTCAAACAACATCAtctcattcacacaggagagaggccgtacaactgcactcagtgtggcaagagcttcaaTCTAGAGGGGAATCTCAAAAAACACCagcgcattcacacaggagagaagccatacaactgcactcagtgtggcaagagctttattCGAGAGGGAGATCTCAAACAACACCAGCGcgttcacacaggagagaggccttatcaatgcactcagtgtggcaagagttttGCTCTAAAGAGGAATCTCCAAAAACACCagcgcattcacacaggagagaagccgtacaactgcactcagtgtggcaagagctttactcGAGGGGGAAGTCTCAAACGACATCATCTCATTCACATTGGAGAGAGGCggcaccactgcactcagtgtggcaggAGCTTTGCTCGAGAGGGACATCTCAAACTACATCAtctcattcacacaggagagaggccgtacaactgcactcagtgtggcaagagcttcaaTCTAGAGGGGAATCTCAAAAAACACCagcgcattcacacaggagagaagccgtacaactgcactcagtgtggcaagagcttcacTCTAGAGGGGACTCTCAAAAAACACCAGCGctttcacacaggagagatgcCGTacaactgcactcagtgtggcaagagctttaaTCGAGATGATAGTCTGAAACGACACATGCGTCAACACACGGGGGAGAGACCGTATCACTGctctcagtgtggcaagagtttcACTCAGCTGCGCAGCCTGAGGACTCACCAGACCATTCACACAGGAGAACGGCGGCACCAGTGTattcagtgtggcaagagtttcACTCAAGAGGGGACTCTCAAAAAACACCAGTGctttcacacaggagagaagccgtaccaatgcactcagtgtggcaagagctttaaTCGAGAGGGGAATCTCAAAAAACACGAGCGCATTCACGAGTTTacattcacaagttcatattcacacacattaacatga
- the LOC122128483 gene encoding zinc finger protein 239-like isoform X1 — protein MPQSSKRSTAAKKRWAAQIAAKATVELRSPGLTRVNFHLPPPQSQSPQTPEACTVDMPQPSKRSTAAKKRWAAQIAAKATVEMDEIAQHMDVSPLQACIDLEKATQFITQVLQMDEIAQHMDVSPRQACIDLEKATQYITQVLQHEVGRNQEFCVLIRRLEEMEVETGRSLAEQAESNRQLKLKNDELQKHLEEKDNSLSQANQTVAFLENELEDLHQQCQTKHRTFQEVNEWLQGGENQLKVEPVSFYGQSSPVSSHTPVSSHTPVSFDGQKLLEAPVSGIKENDDDDDDDDDDDDDGYGEYSQPEERTDPGAELTLSSAADIKTELIQEELDQSNMAPALDSKMDPVVLAQLMGVTVELVDCCRTQREEKNTDGVQPETQESGRFSYPLCDEGFSSPLKLHQRIHTRERRHHCTQCGKSFTQEGHLKQHHLIHTGERPYNCTQCGKSFNLEGNLKKHQRIHTGEKPYNCTQCGKSFIREGDLKQHQRVHTGERPYQCTQCGKSFALKRNLQKHQRIHTGEKPYNCTQCGKSFTRGGSLKRHHLIHIGERRHHCTQCGRSFAREGHLKLHHLIHTGERPYNCTQCGKSFNLEGNLKKHQRIHTGEKPYNCTQCGKSFTLEGTLKKHQRFHTGEMPYNCTQCGKSFNRDDSLKRHMRQHTGERPYHCSQCGKSFTQLRSLRTHQTIHTGERRHQCIQCGKSFTQEGTLKKHQCFHTGEKPYQCTQCGKSFNREGNLKKHERIHEFTFTSSYSHTLT, from the exons ATGCCACAATCCAGCAAGCGATCGACAGCAGCCAAGAAAAGATGGGCTGCACAGATAGCTGCAAAGGCCACTGTTGAG ctccggagtcctgggCTAActagagtgaattttcacctaccACCACCCCAATCCCAAAGCCCCCAGACACCTGAAGCATGCACTGTAGAT ATGCCACAACCCAGCAAGCGATCGACAGCAGCCAAGAAAAGATGGGCTGCACAGATAGCTGCAAAGGCCACTGTTGAG atggacgAGATTGCTCAACATATGGACGTGAGTCCCTTGCAAGCCTGCATCGACCTGGAGAAGGCCACTCAATTCATCACACAAGTTTTGCAg atggacgAGATTGCTCAACATATGGACGTGAGTCCCAGGCAAGCCTGCATCGACCTGGAGAAGGCCACTCAATACATCACACAAGTGTTGCAg cATGAAGTAGGTAGGAACCAGGAGTTCTGCGTGTTGATTCGCCGTCTagaagagatggaggtggagactGGGCGGAGTCTGGCGGAGCAGGCGGAGTCAAACCGacagctgaagctgaagaaCGATGAACTGCAGAAACACCTGGAGGAAAAAGACAACTCACTGTCACAAGccaaccag acTGTGGCTTTCCTAGAGAATGAACTGGAGGACTTGCATCAGCAGTGCCAGACTAAACATag GACGTTTCAGGAAGTGAATGAGTGGCTGCAGGGTGGAGAGAACCAGCTCAAGgttgag CCGGTCTCGTTTTATGGCCAGAGTTCGCCGGTCTCGTCTCACACGCCGGTCTCGTCTCACACGCCGGTCTCGTTTGATGGCCAGAAGCTGCTGGAGGCTCCAGTCTCTGGGATTAAAGaaaacgatgatgatgatgatgacgatgatgatgatgatgatgatggatatGGAGAGTACAGTCAGCCTG AAGAGAGAACTGACCCCGGAGCAGAACTGACCCTCTCTTCAGCTGCAGACATTAAAACTGAACTGATCCAG gaagaGTTGGACCAGTCCAACATGGCTCCAGCCCTCGACTCCAAGATGGACCCAGTGGTTCTGGCCCAGCTCATGGGGGTGACTGTGGAGTTGGTGGACTGCTGTAGaacacaaagagaagagaagaacacgGATGGAGTACAGCCCGAGACCC AGGAATCCGGAAGATTCTCCTACCCTCTGTGTGACGAAGGCTTCAGCTCCCCGCTCAAGCTGCATCAGCGCATCCATACAAGAGAGAGGCggcaccactgcactcagtgtggcaagagctttactcAAGAGGGACATCTCAAACAACATCAtctcattcacacaggagagaggccgtacaactgcactcagtgtggcaagagcttcaaTCTAGAGGGGAATCTCAAAAAACACCagcgcattcacacaggagagaagccatacaactgcactcagtgtggcaagagctttattCGAGAGGGAGATCTCAAACAACACCAGCGcgttcacacaggagagaggccttatcaatgcactcagtgtggcaagagttttGCTCTAAAGAGGAATCTCCAAAAACACCagcgcattcacacaggagagaagccgtacaactgcactcagtgtggcaagagctttactcGAGGGGGAAGTCTCAAACGACATCATCTCATTCACATTGGAGAGAGGCggcaccactgcactcagtgtggcaggAGCTTTGCTCGAGAGGGACATCTCAAACTACATCAtctcattcacacaggagagaggccgtacaactgcactcagtgtggcaagagcttcaaTCTAGAGGGGAATCTCAAAAAACACCagcgcattcacacaggagagaagccgtacaactgcactcagtgtggcaagagcttcacTCTAGAGGGGACTCTCAAAAAACACCAGCGctttcacacaggagagatgcCGTacaactgcactcagtgtggcaagagctttaaTCGAGATGATAGTCTGAAACGACACATGCGTCAACACACGGGGGAGAGACCGTATCACTGctctcagtgtggcaagagtttcACTCAGCTGCGCAGCCTGAGGACTCACCAGACCATTCACACAGGAGAACGGCGGCACCAGTGTattcagtgtggcaagagtttcACTCAAGAGGGGACTCTCAAAAAACACCAGTGctttcacacaggagagaagccgtaccaatgcactcagtgtggcaagagctttaaTCGAGAGGGGAATCTCAAAAAACACGAGCGCATTCACGAGTTTacattcacaagttcatattcacacacattaacatga